The Macrobrachium rosenbergii isolate ZJJX-2024 chromosome 20, ASM4041242v1, whole genome shotgun sequence region tgtgtacatatacaaaatacacattAGCCTACTTGATCATCAAGAAGGATGACAAGCCCTGTGATCATATTTTTCTCAACAATATTTTCGTCAGACACCTTGATGACGAGTTAGCTTTAATTATATACCTCTATTGTAGTGATTGTTTACTTACTTATTCAACTTTTAATTTCCATTAGCTATTCATTTCTTGCTCTTTGTCGTCAATCTTATGTATTCCCAATAGCGCCGGGATTTACTTTTTCCTCAACTACGTTTTTATTATCCACAGTTCGAGCTGCTTCGTCTGGTCAAAACCTTGGAAAGGGAGAGGAACAATCTCTATGGAGATCTGAGGAACAAGAGCTGGCTCCTGGATAACCAGTCAAAGGTAATGACGCAAAGGGCCTCCCCGAAATTCAGCCATTCAgtcttttttctgtgttttgccTCCCTTCTTTTAATTCTTATCCAAGTAGGCCTAggtcttccaattcttctggtgcccacTGGAACCAAGCCGACACTGTAACGTTCTTATTTTCCCAGGCGTTTGCGAAgcacatgtccaagccatctccatcattatctcatctacatgaGGAACTTTCGTAATATTCcctatggtatcatttctcactctatcctgccacctgattcctaatattcttctttaagctttattttcAGATCGACAGACTCTTCTAGATATCGTTTCATGgacataccatgattcatgtacTCGAAGCAATACAGATCATACCTGACATATGTAGCAGTCGGAGGTATTTTGCTGTTTAAGCAGTCTTTAAAGGAACAGACTTGGTTACTTTTATGTTTCTTGTGCTATCGTGATAATATTGATTGCTTATAATGCTGAAATTTGATTTGGCATTTTAAAGTtgatgttataaataataatctttccatttatgaatttataatctTACTAGCTCCTTTTGTCATCAGAGGAATGCTATGTTAAATTTGGGGAATGCCCTGCTACTTTTAAATAAGCAAACACCTTAAATTTTCAACTCCACTGCCTCAAAACCTAAGAAATTCTCATATTGTCTGTGACGTGCACTAGATatggtaaaaggaaaaattatgatgtttattttgtttcatgaagTAAATATTAGTGGAAACTACTTTACCTAAGATATTGGGCCTCATTAGGCTGCGAAAATATTAGAATTCATCGTTTAGATTAGGCAGTAGTTGGAGGCCATGTGACCCTCGTGCAAATTCAACAAATTCAATTGTAAAACCGTTATTACCTTAATAATGACTTAAATATACCACTATTGTGCTCtgtccattaaaaagaaaaaacctaccCGAAAATGAGATTAGATAAAACACTCATCATATATTGAACAAAAAACTCATACATTCACCTACAAAAGAGGCGCAAATCAACTGTCAATCTATTCGCGGAGCAGATCAGAATTAAATATTGTTCCTTTGACTCACTCTCGCGATATGTTTTAGACTAAAGCAACGAACTTCctcccctaacctaacctaacgaaAGAGGTGTCCCAACACAGGAGTATTATCACCTGAAGGAGCTCATCAAAGCTTACAGCGGCGACCTCTCCATAGTGAACAGGTCGTTGGAGCACCTCTGGAGGCAAAGAAGTCTTCACCAGGATCGCGGCCTCGGAGGGGGCACTCCCGTCACTTCTCCAGGAGGCCTGAAATGGAGGTAAGTTGAGATATTTGGGATGTGTGCCTTTCTGTGTTGTCTTCGTTGGTGTTTGAATGTTTGCTGATGAATATGCAAACATagaatgtttgtttgtgaacgtatattttttttgcagtgtttttaaatatatgtttacatttataaatatatatatatatatatatatatatatatatatatatataatatacataaatatatatatatatatatatatatatatatatatatatatatatatatatatatatgacagtataaTAACTTTTTCACCTGATATATTTGAATAATGCAACtgacaattaaaagaaataattaaacttcAGTTCTCAAGCAGAATTTGAAGCTGAAATTCAATTCTCTAGTCTAATCGtcaatcagttatatatatttttgtatatatatatgtatatatatatatatatatatatatatatatatatatatatatatatatatatatatatatatatatatatatatatatatatataaatacatacatatgtatataaatatatacatatgtatatatatatatatatatatatatatatatatatacatatacatatatataatacatattatttttatatatataatacatacattatatatatatatatatatatatatatatatatatatatatatatatatatatgcattgtatgtacaatacatacatatacacatatttgtatgtgtaaatgAACCTATGTTCATTGTGCGTGCCAATAAGCTTACATGTCCAgcacaaaatacataaacataaaatgttcctcttccttcatttttccctTGGTTCTTTTGGGTCTGGGCTAGATATGGGCACTACGTTGCCTGCCCCAGTGGCGTTAAATGAAATTATTCGCCAGCTGGTCATTGACTTCCTTTCCTTGGTGCACAAACAGccaacaaagtctctctctctctctctacacacacacacacatatatatatatatatatatatatatatatatatatatatatatatatatatatatatatatataattcatatatatatatatatatatataatatatatttataatgtatatttatacatatatacaacttttataattataaattcgATCCTCTTATTTTCCTCGTGTGTTGTGAGTTCGTGCATAAGCGACTCTTTCGTGTCCACAGACAACTAATCTGACAATAAAAATGAGGAATGACGCGATGAGATGattaaatggaatattttcttttgtgtacaACGTTCCCCTTTGATCTAAGTGATAATTTGTCAGGCGAAAGCCCTGCTTTCAGTTCTCGGAAGGAAGAATCGATGCAGCTGGATAAGGAGGTACGAGTGTTTATTCCTCGTAGTATATAATGATAGGCAATGTGGTTCGCcacgaagacagagagagagggagagatagactCACAGGCGTCTGAGAAGCGTAGAATGGTGGATCATTAAAACTGACATCAGATCGTcaagaaaaatggaaggaaattccGACGCTGCATTAAGCTTTACCATATTACACCGAATTTTAGCTTTCTTTACCGTGAAATTAAGTAAAGACCCTTTTGATATCAGTGTAACCCAAATTCTTTCCACTttccagaaataaagaaaattttttcagtcatttctcCTTGGTATGAAAATTGGAAGTTTTTCTTCGTGAATAATTATCCTGTCTTTATTAGTCCAATTAACGCTTTAGGGTTTGCTTTGGACATCATTTCTCAAGAAGGACTGAAACTAGAGTGTTTTTGATGATGTATTCGTAAGCATATTTTAGACTTAGTTAAATAATCTTTTACTGTTCCTTTataattgaaaacaaatgaacaaatatctAAATTTTCCCCTGTGAAAATCTTTCATACTTCTTGGCTCattttgccttcattttccttgaaaagagacctgtgatttttttttctttttactctacaGTGACACGGTAGGGCTTTAAATTTCTTAAGGATACTCTAAACTTTCATCCTTTTAAAACGTAGATGTTTGTCTTCCTCCTTTACCAGATCATTCCTTGGTGCGGATCCTTTTGAGAGGTAAATGGTATAGACGTGTTACCTCCATTATAGTTTCTGTGGCTTCGTTTTGCATGACTAAAGCAATTTTCTTTGCTCTTCAacttctgcatcttcttctttgcttcttctattcctccccctcctccacctacccctcatccttcttcttcttctgctgctgctagGGTGATCTGAAGGAAGTACCCCTTACAGTGAGTGCACTATAAAACTGTACCGTAAGCTGCACTAACAcctcttggcagcgtcccttcgtccacCAGCTGCAGTGCTTTCCCGTTTTCTGTTCAGTCCGTTTTCTCCTGTCTAGAGTACTACAGGGTCCTTAGCTAATCCCCTCCAATTTCTACTACTCGTTTAAAGACCAACCTTTCAACCCAGACGTGAGAAAGTCTGGAGGTGCGATTCAGTGATTTGATTAAACTATTTCATAACAATAGTAATTCTCTTTAAACCATAATTCTAAATCAGTGACCAGATTACTTGCATGGTGTTTGTAGACGGTAGAAATTTGAAGTAATCTGGaagtttttcttaaataaatcgACCTTTAAAACATTGTTGATAATTTCAGAACCaataattagtattttcttttgccATGTCTAAAACCCTTCATCTGACTTACAAAATTAGTACCACAAAAGCCTCTAAGAACATTAAATTCTTAGattatatgtaagtataaaacattatattgctaacaaaaagtctgctgcattttgaaatacagtgtgatcttcaaataaatgaaaatcttaataGATAAGGTTTATGTAACGGTAGAATTAATGACAGcacatttttataagaaaaaccaCAGACATATTTATACATCGAGGGATTTACGTAAACAAAGTCCAGTTCCAAGTTATTGTTGACAAGTTTTAACTTTGCATTTGTGGAACTTTTGACAACAAACTACAAACAGGCATGTTAAGGGTACTGAAAACTAATAAGACATCCAAAACTTCTCTAGCATCCTAGTTTTAGATAAGTATGTTAAAAATTTTGGTGGCAAGAAATTTTAAGACAATTATATCAAAGACTTCAATGACAACATATTTACACAAAGGGGGGACGCAACTTTCGTCGACAGTAACAGAACATCAGCGGCTAATTTCTGTAGGGAAATGCAGGTCTCCGAATTTCCTTGTAAAAGATCGTAAATATCCACGTTTACatgcctcaatatatatatatatatatatatatatatatatatatatatatatatatatatatatatatatatatatataaaaaattattcataattatccGTTTATCGCAGCGGTCAATCAGGAATCCGTCCTTCCCAGCGCATCCTGGACCCAAGAAAAGGTCCTATTAGGAAGACCGTTGGGGTCCATTCGCTTCCTAGATTAGACCAGGAGGCTCTCGACTCCTACGACGATTCCGCTTCCAGAAAAGCTCGTTCCAGGTAATGTTTCCTGGACTGATTCCAGAGTTTCTTGGCTCTAGACTAAAATCGAGTATTTCTGAGACTGGTGTAAAGTCAGTTCGACATCatgcaattattttattttcgttgatttttgtgtCAGTTTCCTGTTTCGTGACAATTATTATGTCACGTAATGAATAACATCGCCAATAAATGTCTTTCAGTTTTCATGCTCGCAATTAAGGATTTAACTAATTAGACGAGACTGTTTTGTATTGAATaaagaatctttttttctcttgtttgtttattcttttgtttataatttcaggTACAGAGGAAAGAAAACCAATCGGGCCAAATCCCTGGAGATGAGGAAGACCTCATCCGCCGACAGTAATGTTGTGAGTGAAAGTGTAAGATAAACTTTTTTCCCCCTCCTTGCCTTATATCTTTCAGTAGTTTGCAGTTGCATTTTCATCGGTACATATAGGCACAGGTATTCACGAAGCGCTTGCAAATTTCGTTTGATCGGAACGGAAATTTCTACGTTTTGACAACACAGCGTCGCATGTATGCCAGAAATGAATGAGACTGTAACAATTTGAGCCGTATTTTTTGCAAGGAGAATGCACAGAGACTTGACGACCTAGACTTATGCGCTTAATGACTTAGACCTATATTTCTTTGTACCGATGAAAACGTTATTAAAGATGGTCTTGATGAATACAGGCTTCATGAGTCTAAGTCATGAAGCCTGTATTCATCAAGACTATCTGTGATAACGTTTTCACTAGTACAAAGAAGAATGGGTCTAAGTCATACAGCGCGTAAGTGTACAGTAGGTCGTCAAGTCCCTGCGCTAATACGGTTCAATTGTTACGCTGTCATTCATTTCTGGCATATATGTGCCGCTGTGTTGTCAAAACGTAGAAATTTCCGTTCCGATGAGACGAAATTTGCAGGCGCTTCGCGATCGGGTAAGTAGAAGTGTAGTTCTTATCCCACGGCATGGGTGCAAATTTCCTCCATCCTAGATGAGTTGCTAATTAACgccttttttcatctttcattgcAATGGATCATGCGgagctttctttttattgttacaaATAAACTATTCGATTATGCTGCGTCTTGTTTCCCTGTTCTGCTCTTAATGAGCGTAGATGGGGAtgagtggtgatgatgatgataatgtggaAGCTATCATGAAAAGCATATAAAATATGcttttgtaaacatttcttactCTCGGTTGTCAAAAATAATCCGTCAGATTATATGAATGCTACTAACTTTTATCAAGACTAACgtgaaatattatttcatcatggAGGCACTGTAAACTAACCTTCCATTCACCTAATATACAGCAAGACCTTGACCTGGCATAGGGACCTCACCACCACTtgtcctccccatcctcccctgCCTCCCTACAACAAGACAACATACATAGCAAAACGACGTGTGTACAACTATCATGTAGTATTAGTCAAAGTCTTGAATATCATGGAAATCGTTTACAGCAATTACTACAAAATTGGAAAGGATCTGCAGGGGTGCACAAATCGGTAGTGTGGAAATCTGGCACACTGAACTATGGTACAGTACCATCTGTCACAAAATTACCCGCATAGTATACGTGACTAAAGGTTTTCTGTGGTGGCGGGAAAACTGAATGGTAGGAAATGGTTAGTCATACCACTTGTCATCAGGCTCTTCCTGTCACAAGTGTCATATTATTCTACGCATTCACTGACCTTGTACACTTAATTAAGTTCATACTGTGCAGCATTGCGGTTAATTTGCCCGCTGAGTAATGGCGCAGTATCACCTAGAGCCAGCTGTCTTGAACAGAGATATATAATTCCCGCCCATGGAAGGTGAGGAATGTACTGTACAAAAAGAGCGTATATATGGTAACCCAAAACATTAGTGTAGAGATTTAAAGTTGCTGAAAACCAAGACccttgccagcacaaggctggcttcatCTAGACTGATAGATAGTGTAGAGATGAGTACCTCAACTAACCCTACATACAAGGCTGAAAGTTCGTAGAACTTGAAACGTTTTCGAGGTTTTCTTGCGTCTCGAGGTCCTCCTTGCTGAACTGCTGGGCGCTATGAGAGAATGATTGTGGTCTTGTATCATTTGCTGTTTCGCTGATTACATTCGTAAACAGTAGACAGTTTTTGCATATGATAAATCttgatttactgtatttcttgAGGACTGTATTCGATTTGCCTCACTTTAATCTGTATTTTAGATGCACTgcgatttagataaaaaaaaaaaaaaacttccaagaaTGGTACAGACACCAAGGAGTAATAGCACCAGagggtttctttgttttgtgacGTCACATTCAGAATAGTCACCCAACTTTTAAGGAGACCAAATAGCCTAATTAAAGGGAATTTCATTAACGCAATGGGAAAAAAGACAATAAGAATAAATTACCAAAAGACATGAACTGTAAATTTCTCAGTTTGATAGGGAATTCATGCGTTTTCTCCCACCACAAGTTTAAAGTGCTAAGGAGAAACCGTTGCAGTCTTCTACCCATCACACCTTAGACCTAACCAGCTTGCTTTTACCTGTGAGCCTGACATGATTTCTCCCTACTTCTATAGACAAACAATTTTGAGATTATCACTGAGGCCAACATGATATACgtacatatttaagaaaaatggcacctaacattattaaaaaaatgattgatCAATATTTGACGCAACATTAATAAATACTCCCGCTCCAATAAATAATCGAAGCTGGGAAATGTTGTTACAGTAATGACGTGTTAGCGAAAACTCAGATAACTAAATTTCTTTTACAAGTTTAGGCTGATTGGTAAAGCTAGGTCATGGgtaaaaatcaatcaattattgGATACTTAGTCGGAATTTTGGCGGGAAGTTGCTAAAAGACAAAAGAACCGTGCTCTGTAATATTGCCTTTATTCAGCCGTATATTTTTACAGTGCAGACATGATAAATGATCATTACTGGTCGGTAATGAAGAGACACGTCTTGACATGTATGTCAGACATGAATGACATTGTAGACCACACTAGTATAAATTTAATAACTattaacagatatttttttattactggttaTTTTACTAACTAGATGTAGTTTCATCATTTTATTCTCTTCCCTTTATTCATAACCGCATCTTTTCTGTGGAAACTTGCCAGACAAGTTCAtcttttccatattaataatagtaagaagaatagtgataagaaaaatgagaagggTAAAATTAATTGAAGTTCAGAACTAAGCATTATATGTCCTTGAAAGAATGCGTATCCTAGACCTAgccttgaattattttttttttattttaattaataattctatTACATTTCAGTCTTCGCCTTCGAACCAGAGCGGGAAGCCACGAACAAAATCGACCAATGCCATAAGCTTCAAGACTTCACCTACAGCCGTCTTCGAGGAATCTTCTTACGAAGCCAGCAACGAAGCCTCGACCACGGCTTCAGTGGAGCTCAGCTCAGACAAGTCGTAGATATGTTTCTACGGCGTTGATCAGTACATATGTAAATAGCGATAAATTATGACCGTTTTGGTTTGTTGTCTGATTCCAGTGGTTCTCACTAGGTCTCTTATACCTTTCATTaccttattttacttatggattGCCTTACAATCTTACTGATAACCAATGAGATTCTTTTAAGCCTTACAGAAAGACAATAAATGGCGTTAAAATCATTATTCAGAGACTGAATACTTTCAGTGGAGTCCCAGAGGAAGTCTTTAAACATTGAGATACTTTTGTATAAAAGTCTTATAGTCCTACTTAATTTTTAAAGACTTTAGATACCTCCTTTACGGTTATCTTAGGACAAAAGTACCTTCATGTAGAGTAGTTAAACAAATTCCTTTCAGACTAAGAAACCTTTAACCAAGGCCTTTGTAAAATACGCAAAAATTCTTTCCCAGAATTTAGAACCTTTCCAATGAGTAAGCTATGATATAATAAGCCTAGGAGTTTTTACAGTTTCACAATTTATCAGATTTATTGACTAGTAACCCCATAATCAAATGGGCCTAGCCAGCGAGGGTGAAGGAATACAGTCAAGACAATATAGAGAGTAACAAACATCTTAgatatttagctttttatttaataaactcCATCTGGTAACCGGAATGTTGTTACTGAAACACCACTTCTTGTCTTGATGCTGAAGAAGAGattgaataatattttcaattgtgtgtatatatagacatatagtccatttttgccttttctatgtattttcttgaatttctgttattttcacccCACCTGCAGTTTATATGCAGCAGCATATATGTCATTGCAAGGGATATCAAATTTCAAAAGAGTTATTATATATCTAAGCTAGATACTATGGTATATCAGAAATTGGTATATTAGAAGTGTCTTTAGTCCGAGTAtatcttccttcctctttctgcAAAATACCTAGTGTAGGTTAAATTATTTCAATAGTCTTTGTAGACCAAACAATGTATTTTCCATCATCATATTTGAGTCATCCCATGGAgacactgtaaatatatttttattaagaagCATAAAATAGCATCAGAACTCGTTTTATTGATCGGAATTTTGCTTACATGATTTTTTCGTTTCTGCAGAATTAGAATAAGAAATGGTACCATACAGGAAGTTACAGAAGTTTTACATGTAGCTGAACTaaagatgaaagggagatggggctggcttggacatgtccttcgcataGACGCTGGGAGTAGAGTACGTGATAGTATCGGTTGGTAATCTTTCTTGGCACCAACAGAGCTGGAAGATCTAGACCTAATTCGATGAGAACTATGggacgggaggctggagatgagtggacattcgtggaagtgaaagcacgggAAATGCACAGAGGTCCTTATGCTTGCATGGTGttagaggtgatgatgatgaagatatcaTCGGCGTTCAGTCCAGAAAAGTTGTCTACAATTTTATGTTCTTCTATCGGTGTTTGAACGAGCGTGTCATCTATACATAAGCTACCAGCTCTGATGATAGCAAGGGCGAGTGTTTGTAGGTAAAAAGATTAGGGAGCGGGTGAGAGAGCAGTAGCTTTCCTGGCTGTTGAAGATGTAGATGATACAAGCACCAATATTAAAGGCTGAGTAGGGCAGGAGCGCGGAATTCTTACGAGAGGAGGCAGTGGGGGAGGACAAGAACACTGTTTCTTCTCCTCGAACACTTATTAGACCTGTAAGTTGCATGGATCACAGGTGCTGCAGTACTACTCCTGAAAGCGTTAGGACCAGTTCTGCACTGCAATCAGTTTATACAAAGGGACAGAATCTATTCCAGCCAGCGTATCTCTCAACGGCTAATGAAACATAGTCAACCAAGTAATAATTAAGCTAGATGGCTGTCATCATCCACGTCTGTGAGCTGTACCTCTAAATTGCACGAAGCTGCTCTTTTACGAAACCCCTCAAGTGCCCTTGGATCTTCATGGGGTAGTCAATATCTTGTTAGGCACCTTCCAGAAGAGGCCCGCCTTGCCCATGATCACAATGAAGATGGCTATATAACCATTTCCGATTACTTTTACTGGAGTCGTGAAAACCCTAAAAATCACATTACAATGGCCCCCTACTGCTATGATATTAATCGTAATTCATTGAAATGTGGTTCTACTTATGTTTTGGCAAACCTACAATTCACTACATCTGTGAGACCAATCtctaaaatcttgtaaaatttcagtctttttttttatcttatttgattCTGAATTTTTGTTGTTCAGCTTGAATTCTTATACTGCAGCGCTATAATACAATTATGGAAACGTAATTATTTGGTGGGTTTTTGTAGTCAACTGTGCATGACATTTAAGACGCCTTATAGCTtaccactgaaaaaaaagagtTGCCAAGTAGCTCATAACTTCAAAATattatctgtttgtttttgtgctcGACTGTAACACTTATCGATGTCCTCTCATCTAAGAGTCCACCAAAGCCAGCAAAATTCTTCGATAGTTGCCAAGTGTGTCACCCTGGAAATAATCATTTAAATACAATTAGCATCTATCAAACTGATTACGAGAGTAatttaataaagtttttaatgAGTAACGATTAGACTCGGATACCGATGTTCATTTCGACAGCAAAAATCACAGGAAGTTTCCCTACCTCTTCGCTAAATAATTTGAAACGAGGGTGTATGCATGAATTTTTCAAAGTCTTCCAAAGTACTACAAAATTCTGGTTAACCACATTGCAGCTCACTATTGTTATTTAGCCTCTACCTTACTAACTTTCGAGAACAAATCctctataaaataaattaacaaatccaAGTTTATAGAGCCAGCGAAATTGATATTTCATAAACAAGTCTAGTTGTTGGTTCCACTTCGAAAGCACCACTTTCCAGAATTCCTGTAAGTCTTATGTTATCTGTGTCTCTCTTCTTAGCCTACCAGCTTTAATTTCTTGACTAATACTGGGTACTTTGTGCAAGTTTAGCAGTGAGATGCACAAAGGTAAATCAATGAACAGGTGTTTAAAAATGCATACAGTGTGACTGTTTGGACAGCCTTCCTTGGAACAGGAAGTAGTCTGACCCTATGTCTGGGCTTCTGAAGCCAGGAAGAGGAATCAGATCTTGTTTACGAAAACCTGCCAATGATGGCCAACCCACCTTTATGTCTTTCTTCAGACTTCGGTTAAATATCAtcttgtattcattttttattgctttcatgtCCACCTGACTCCTGGTCACGACCAGTCTGATCAACTGTCGGTCTCTGGTTCCCAGGCCTTCCATGGAGGAGCGTAATTCCCGTGCAAAGAAAGCTGTTGGGTTTTGGATCGAATAATCTGGAGAGAAAGTTTAATTTTCCAGGATAAAGAACAGAAGCGAACAATTAGATTGTGGCTTGAATGATCTGGAAGAAAGTTTAGTTTTTCAAGagtaagaaacaagaaaattattggaTTCTAGAATGAATAACCTGGAAAGAAAGAGGATGAAATAGCTGTGATACAGGAGACTGTAATACAGGGGAATGCGAGACTGGAATACACTGATTATGGGAAGTATTTCAGCTACACAAACTAGAAGGGTAAATTACCTATTGGAAAACTAAAAGTGGACGAGATTTCCTGTTTACAAGACACCACATAGG contains the following coding sequences:
- the LOC136849210 gene encoding uncharacterized protein isoform X2 encodes the protein MGKEEDSRANGGDSGMGRSSGEESSSMRSTSGTDTMTPESRELPAIKKGWEKSATSDEEGSRGPGGKSTKAPGAAAKKDEMAKLQKELDQEIRYRATMEQLWLIKRYLASKELDTIQWSVGVLQQSVEELQKQLDAVKKGEDFGSEYKLRYETQLELNAKLEDQTAWYVDEIDKTKEKMKQGQEFAYDQDLNDYTEFELLRLVKTLERERNNLYGDLRNKSWLLDNQSKEYYHLKELIKAYSGDLSIVNRSLEHLWRQRSLHQDRGLGGGTPVTSPGGLKWRSFLGADPFESGQSGIRPSQRILDPRKGPIRKTVGVHSLPRLDQEALDSYDDSASRKARSRYRGKKTNRAKSLEMRKTSSADSNVVSESSSPSNQSGKPRTKSTNAISFKTSPTAVFEESSYEASNEASTTASVELSSDKS
- the LOC136849210 gene encoding uncharacterized protein isoform X7, which encodes MGKEEDSRANGGDSGMGRSSGEESSSMRSTSGTDTMTPESRELPAIKKGWEKSATSDEEGSRGPGGKSTKAPGAAAKKDEMAKLQKELDQEIRYRDTIQWSVGVLQQSVEELQKQLDAVKKGEDFGSEYKLRYETQLELNAKLEDQTAWYVDEIDKTKEKMKQAYQRMKYSLTTLCQEFAYDQDLNDYTEFELLRLVKTLERERNNLYGDLRNKSWLLDNQSKEYYHLKELIKAYSGDLSIVNRSLEHLWRQRSLHQDRGLGGGTPVTSPGGLKWSGQSGIRPSQRILDPRKGPIRKTVGVHSLPRLDQEALDSYDDSASRKARSRYRGKKTNRAKSLEMRKTSSADSNVVSESSSPSNQSGKPRTKSTNAISFKTSPTAVFEESSYEASNEASTTASVELSSDKS
- the LOC136849210 gene encoding uncharacterized protein isoform X9; the protein is MGKEEDSRANGGDSGMGRSSGEESSSMRSTSGTDTMTPESRELPAIKKGWEKSATSDEEGSRGPGGKSTKAPGAAAKKDEMAKLQKELDQEIRYRDTIQWSVGVLQQSVEELQKQLDAVKKGEDFGSEYKLRYETQLELNAKLEDQTAWYVDEIDKTKEKMKQAYQRMKYSLTTLCQEFAYDQDLNDYTEFELLRLVKTLERERNNLYGDLRNKSWLLDNQSKEYYHLKELIKAYSGDLSIVNRSLEHLWRQRSLHQDRGLGGGTPVTSPGGLKWSGQSGIRPSQRILDPRKGPIRKTVGVHSLPRLDQEALDSYDDSASRKARSRYRGKKTNRAKSLEMRKTSSADSNVSSPSNQSGKPRTKSTNAISFKTSPTAVFEESSYEASNEASTTASVELSSDKS
- the LOC136849210 gene encoding uncharacterized protein isoform X8 — protein: MGKEEDSRANGGDSGMGRSSGEESSSMRSTSGTDTMTPESRELPAIKKGWEKSATSDEEGSRGPGGKSTKAPGAAAKKDEMAKLQKELDQEIRYRDTIQWSVGVLQQSVEELQKQLDAVKKGEDFGSEYKLRYETQLELNAKLEDQTAWYVDEIDKTKEKMKQGQEFAYDQDLNDYTEFELLRLVKTLERERNNLYGDLRNKSWLLDNQSKEYYHLKELIKAYSGDLSIVNRSLEHLWRQRSLHQDRGLGGGTPVTSPGGLKWRSFLGADPFESGQSGIRPSQRILDPRKGPIRKTVGVHSLPRLDQEALDSYDDSASRKARSRYRGKKTNRAKSLEMRKTSSADSNVVSESSSPSNQSGKPRTKSTNAISFKTSPTAVFEESSYEASNEASTTASVELSSDKS
- the LOC136849210 gene encoding uncharacterized protein isoform X11, with the protein product MGKEEDSRANGGDSGMGRSSGEESSSMRSTSGTDTMTPESRELPAIKKGWEKSATSDEEGSRGPGGKSTKAPGAAAKKDEMAKLQKELDQEIRYRDTIQWSVGVLQQSVEELQKQLDAVKKGEDFGSEYKLRYETQLELNAKLEDQTAWYVDEIDKTKEKMKQGQEFAYDQDLNDYTEFELLRLVKTLERERNNLYGDLRNKSWLLDNQSKEYYHLKELIKAYSGDLSIVNRSLEHLWRQRSLHQDRGLGGGTPVTSPGGLKWSGQSGIRPSQRILDPRKGPIRKTVGVHSLPRLDQEALDSYDDSASRKARSRYRGKKTNRAKSLEMRKTSSADSNVVSESSSPSNQSGKPRTKSTNAISFKTSPTAVFEESSYEASNEASTTASVELSSDKS